A single Acidaminococcus sp. DNA region contains:
- a CDS encoding N-acetylmuramoyl-L-alanine amidase has protein sequence MMYVTRKDVYQMGLRARGKVNRIYVHWTAGRYDQPFRDYHLNLTDVGRAYASCEDFTTTLAHTWHRNTGAIGLALCCAKDAVMYADGSFDLGDYPPTPMQIEETAILCFILSEALGIPIDPEHIMTHAEAADLDGYGPALAGTSRFERWDLYKLLDFDGVWRSGGMIFRGKALYYQQHASSVLSYLM, from the coding sequence ATGATGTACGTAACGAGAAAAGATGTCTATCAGATGGGCCTTCGGGCCCGGGGCAAGGTCAACCGTATTTATGTCCATTGGACAGCCGGCCGGTATGACCAGCCTTTCAGGGATTATCACCTGAACCTGACGGACGTCGGCCGGGCCTATGCGTCCTGTGAAGATTTCACGACGACGCTGGCCCACACCTGGCACCGGAACACCGGCGCCATCGGCCTGGCTCTTTGCTGCGCCAAAGATGCCGTAATGTATGCCGACGGGTCTTTTGACCTGGGCGATTATCCACCAACACCGATGCAGATCGAAGAGACAGCTATCTTATGCTTCATTCTTTCTGAAGCCTTGGGAATTCCTATCGACCCCGAGCATATCATGACCCATGCGGAGGCGGCAGATCTTGACGGATACGGGCCAGCCTTGGCGGGAACGTCCCGTTTCGAACGTTGGGACCTGTATAAGCTCCTGGATTTTGACGGTGTATGGCGGAGCGGGGGCATGATCTTCCGCGGAAAGGCGCTCTATTACCAGCAGCATGCTTCTTCCGTGCTCTCTTATCTGATGTAA
- a CDS encoding sugar phosphate isomerase/epimerase has translation MKYFISDLIVGTHGAAEFADWLSSLHRPDFGIEFTAFTHDADFWETLSRKVPNVTCPMTFHGPYVRVEATSDLVSKEHAWLMESYERVLQLAAANHVRHVVFHYSQLQFEPAEIPQKQQNAYAVMRELTKRAQKLGVNLIIENLCRQKNKVHLFTNEEYFQIFENIPEAKSLIDIGHANVNGLDIEKFLAINGPRVKGFHVHNNDGISDQHLDYHKGTADIRTIMHWIGKYTHDANIVIEYEPHEKLTHPELIEELEELKGWVEEGKE, from the coding sequence ATGAAATACTTTATTTCGGATTTGATTGTGGGTACGCACGGCGCTGCGGAGTTTGCCGACTGGCTTTCTTCTCTGCACAGACCGGACTTTGGTATTGAGTTTACAGCCTTTACTCATGACGCAGACTTCTGGGAGACGCTGAGCCGTAAAGTTCCGAACGTGACTTGTCCCATGACTTTTCATGGTCCTTATGTCAGAGTAGAAGCAACGTCTGACCTTGTGTCCAAGGAACATGCCTGGCTCATGGAAAGCTATGAACGCGTCCTTCAGCTTGCTGCTGCAAATCATGTGCGCCACGTTGTCTTTCACTATTCCCAGCTTCAGTTTGAACCTGCTGAAATTCCGCAGAAACAGCAGAATGCCTACGCAGTTATGCGGGAACTGACGAAGCGTGCCCAAAAACTGGGGGTCAACCTCATCATTGAAAACCTCTGCCGGCAAAAGAATAAAGTGCACCTGTTTACCAACGAAGAGTACTTCCAGATCTTTGAAAACATCCCGGAAGCAAAATCCTTGATTGATATTGGCCATGCTAATGTGAATGGGCTCGATATCGAAAAATTCCTGGCCATTAACGGCCCTCGCGTTAAAGGTTTTCATGTGCACAACAACGATGGCATCTCCGACCAGCACCTGGATTATCATAAAGGTACTGCCGATATCCGGACCATTATGCACTGGATCGGCAAATACACCCACGATGCCAATATCGTCATTGAGTATGAACCTCATGAAAAACTTACGCACCCTGAACTTATCGAGGAGCTCGAGGAGCTGAAAGGTTGGGTAGAAGAAGGAAAAGAGTAA
- a CDS encoding DUF2922 domain-containing protein, which produces MSNTLELTFKLTNNKTKSISITNPIMNPTRDKVEPVMKKLLALNLYGGDGVDMASIKGAKVRQTEVVFDAED; this is translated from the coding sequence ATGAGCAACACTCTCGAACTGACTTTCAAACTGACGAACAACAAAACGAAGAGCATCAGCATCACCAACCCGATCATGAACCCGACCCGTGATAAGGTAGAACCGGTCATGAAGAAGCTCCTGGCCCTCAACCTCTACGGCGGCGATGGAGTCGACATGGCATCCATCAAAGGCGCAAAGGTACGCCAGACTGAAGTAGTCTTCGACGCGGAAGACTAA
- a CDS encoding phage replisome organizer N-terminal domain-containing protein → MNCTAKVNLKYVNLMLGVFDNPKIQLIENKPNGDTFLKLWFHMLVTAGKCNKNGRIELTDNVPFTLEDLTILWHSSLERIKEALDLFERMHMIVLDQGAIIVRNWGRYQNVEAIEKMKKIQESNAERQRRYRESHKKDSMIEKSVSESVDDMELEPTTAEEVENTPEAIETAAKETMPEEVPEAESKAEPPAVSKKEEVKGTDIKPAEKASEVKSSPCSKLSLPTYTTTRRKLTDKETNDLTAALMAYQVSQKTAQSLLDTYGKSVVKDAISYFRTIADKRHITNRSGYLIALIRGGAAKEANQRFVPCTNPDCHNGYVIKNENGHEYAAPCPVCHTKGRILKPSPEQELQFN, encoded by the coding sequence ATGAACTGTACTGCGAAAGTTAATCTTAAATATGTGAACTTGATGCTCGGTGTATTTGATAACCCCAAAATCCAGCTCATTGAAAATAAACCCAACGGAGATACTTTTTTGAAGCTTTGGTTCCATATGCTTGTCACGGCTGGAAAATGCAACAAAAACGGCCGTATTGAACTCACAGACAATGTCCCGTTTACCTTGGAAGATTTGACCATCTTATGGCATTCTTCTCTCGAAAGAATCAAGGAGGCATTAGACCTTTTCGAACGCATGCACATGATTGTTTTGGATCAAGGTGCGATTATCGTCAGGAATTGGGGACGGTACCAGAATGTCGAAGCGATTGAGAAAATGAAAAAAATCCAGGAATCCAATGCAGAACGACAAAGAAGGTATCGTGAAAGCCACAAGAAAGACAGCATGATTGAAAAAAGCGTATCCGAATCAGTGGATGACATGGAATTAGAACCGACTACTGCTGAAGAAGTGGAAAATACTCCGGAAGCAATTGAAACGGCTGCCAAGGAAACAATGCCTGAAGAAGTGCCTGAAGCAGAATCTAAAGCAGAACCTCCGGCTGTTTCGAAAAAGGAAGAAGTAAAAGGAACTGACATCAAACCGGCTGAAAAAGCCTCAGAAGTGAAGTCCAGCCCTTGTTCCAAACTTTCTCTCCCCACCTACACTACTACGCGGAGGAAGCTGACCGATAAAGAAACGAATGACCTTACGGCTGCGCTCATGGCCTATCAAGTCAGCCAGAAAACCGCTCAATCCCTCTTAGACACGTATGGTAAAAGTGTGGTTAAAGATGCCATTTCATATTTCAGGACAATAGCGGATAAGCGACATATTACGAATCGCTCCGGCTATCTCATTGCACTTATCCGGGGCGGTGCCGCAAAGGAGGCAAACCAGCGATTTGTGCCCTGCACCAACCCTGACTGTCACAACGGCTATGTAATCAAGAATGAAAACGGTCATGAATATGCGGCGCCCTGCCCCGTTTGTCACACCAAAGGCAGAATCCTGAAACCAAGTCCCGAACAGGAACTTCAATTCAATTAA
- a CDS encoding YvrJ family protein yields MDNFSVLLGQAAQYGFPMVISWYLLVRMEDKLEQLTLSIDSLKDILMHRA; encoded by the coding sequence ATGGATAACTTTTCCGTCTTGCTCGGCCAGGCGGCCCAGTACGGTTTTCCTATGGTGATCAGCTGGTATTTGCTGGTGCGTATGGAAGATAAGCTGGAGCAGCTTACGCTGAGTATTGACTCGTTAAAAGATATTCTGATGCATAGAGCATAA
- a CDS encoding sigma-70 family RNA polymerase sigma factor: MRKVDFAKLLPLAQANQQDAQVTIIQAFQPLINSFLRKEYDYGKKEDMRSYLTLAAIEAMKDYKGTDIRTFPGYVKDRIVKFAGQYQGAEKQHREIKEKIALEPTETTYFMETAFDREDYKALHNAMKHLYPYERKLLISYYGKNKSMDEIAHEYHISKSKVSYQLKKLRRDLRTMLTNGL; this comes from the coding sequence ATGCGTAAGGTCGATTTTGCCAAACTGCTGCCCCTTGCCCAGGCAAACCAGCAGGATGCCCAGGTGACCATCATTCAGGCGTTTCAGCCTCTCATCAATTCTTTCCTTAGGAAGGAATACGATTACGGTAAGAAGGAAGATATGCGGTCGTACCTCACGCTGGCAGCCATCGAGGCTATGAAAGACTATAAAGGTACGGACATCAGAACGTTTCCCGGATATGTCAAAGATCGAATCGTAAAATTCGCTGGTCAATATCAGGGAGCAGAAAAACAGCACAGGGAAATAAAGGAAAAAATTGCCCTGGAACCCACTGAAACGACCTACTTCATGGAAACTGCCTTTGACAGGGAAGACTACAAGGCGCTGCATAACGCCATGAAACATTTATATCCCTATGAGCGAAAGCTGCTCATCAGTTACTATGGGAAAAATAAAAGCATGGACGAAATTGCTCACGAATATCACATCTCAAAAAGCAAAGTTTCTTACCAGCTCAAGAAGCTGCGCAGAGATTTAAGAACAATGCTGACGAATGGACTTTAA